The following are encoded together in the Lathyrus oleraceus cultivar Zhongwan6 chromosome 3, CAAS_Psat_ZW6_1.0, whole genome shotgun sequence genome:
- the LOC127128502 gene encoding AAA-ATPase ASD, mitochondrial-like has protein sequence MNKVWAQLGSILATMMFVYAIIERFLPPAFRDSLQISTQKVLNLLHPYIQITFHEFSGERLKKSEAYTFIQTYLSENSSQLAKRLKAEVMKDSQNPLVLSIDDDEEVTDEFQGVKLWWAAIKIETSSHGFSSFSNYKRYYKLTFHKKHRELVTVSYIKHVLKQGKEIAMRNRQRKLYTNNPSSGWYGYKQSKWSHIVFEHPATFETLAMEKKKKEEVIKDLLKFRNGKDYYAKIGKAWKRGYLLYGPPGTGKSTMIAAMANFMNYDVYDLELTAVKDNIELRKLLIETSSKAIIVVEDIDCSLDFTSQRKINKEKNVEEEVMEQRDYYHSKKDVEEENSSTSSRNSKVTLSGLLNFIDGIWSACGGERIIIFTTNFVEKLDPALIRRGRMDKHVELSYCCFEAFKVLVKNYLDIESHVLFDEIGDLLEVVNMTPADVAENLMPKSVNEDVETSLRNLIEALEKKKVEGCEDGEKGESVGIVEDVKGIGFVVSGSL, from the coding sequence ATGAATAAAGTATGGGCACAATTGGGCTCTATACTAGCCACCATGATGTTTGTGTATGCCATAATCGAACGTTTTCTACCACCTGCATTTCGAGATAGTCTTCAAATCTCCACACAAAAAGTACTAAACCTTTTACACCCTTACATCCAAATCACATTCCATGAATTTTCAGGCGAAAGACTCAAAAAAAGTGAAGCATACACTTTCATTCAAACCTACCTTAGTGAAAACTCTTCACAGCTAGCCAAAAGACTCAAAGCAGAAGTCATGAAAGATAGTCAAAATCCATTGGTTCTTAGCATAGATGACGATGAAGAAGTCACAGATGAGTTTCAAGGTGTTAAACTCTGGTGGGCCGCGATCAAAATCGAAACTTCATCGCATGGTTTTTCGTCCTTCTCGAATTATAAACGATACTACAAACTCACTTTCCATAAAAAGCATAGAGAGTTAGTAACGGTTTCGTACATCAAACATGTTTTGAAACAAGGGAAAGAGATTGCAATGAGAAATAGGCAGAGAAAGCTTTACACAAACAACCCTAGTAGCGGTTGGTATGGCTACAAGCAATCGAAATGGAGTCACATTGTTTTCGAACACCCTGCAACATTTGAAACTCTTGCTATggagaagaagaaaaaagaagaagTTATTAAAGATCTTTTGAAGTTTCGAAATGGTAAGGACTATTATGCGAAAATCGGTAAGGCTTGGAAACGCGGTTATTTGCTCTATGGTCCTCCAGGAACAGGTAAATCTACTATGATAGCCGCTATGGCGAATTTCATGAACTATGATGTTTATGATCTTGAATTAACCGCGGTTAAGGATAATATCGAGTTAAGAAAGTTGCTAATCGAGACTTCTAGTAAAGCGATTATAGTTGTCGAAGATATCGATTGTTCACTAGATTTTACTAGCCAAAGGAAGATTAATAAGGAGAAAAATGTGGAAGAAGAAGTAATGGAACAAAGAGATTATTATCATAGTAAAAAAGATGTTGAAGAAGAGAATAGTAGTACTAGTAGTAGAAATAGTAAAGTGACTTTATCGGGTTTGTTGAATTTTATCGACGGAATTTGGTCGGCGTGTGGAGGTGAAAGGATTATAATTTTTACGACCAATTTTGTGGAGAAACTTGATCCGGCGCTTATTAGGAGAGGAAGAATGGACAAACACGTTGAGTTGTCTTATTGTTGTTTTGAGGCTTTTAAGGTTCTTGTCAAGAATTATTTGGACATTGAGTCGCATGTTTTGTTTGACGAGATTGGCGATTTGTTGGAAGTGGTTAACATGACACCTGCTGATGTTGCTGAGAATTTGATGCCGAAGTCTGTGAATGAAGATGTTGAGACTAGTTTGAGGAATTTGATTGAAGCACTTGAGAAGAAGAAGGTCGAAGGATGTGAAGATGGAGAGAAGGGAGAGAGTGTTGGAATTGTGGAAGATGTTAAGGGAATTGGTTTTGTTGTGAGTGGAAGTTTGTGA